A DNA window from Streptomyces parvus contains the following coding sequences:
- a CDS encoding succinate dehydrogenase/fumarate reductase iron-sulfur subunit codes for MKLTLRVWRQRNAEEPGAMATYEVDDISADMSFLEMLDTLNEELTLAGDEPVAFDHDCREGICGACSLVINGDAHGPERTTTCQLHMRSFADGDTIDIEPWRASAFPVIKDLVVDRSSFDRIIQSGGYISAPTGTAPDAHATPVPKPDADFAFEHAECIGCGACVAACPNGSAMLFTSAKVNHLNVLPQGAPERETRVLDMVAQMDEEGFGGCTLTGECATACPKGIPLPSIAAMNKEWLRATRKVRR; via the coding sequence ATGAAGCTCACCCTGCGCGTCTGGCGTCAGCGCAACGCCGAAGAGCCCGGCGCCATGGCCACCTACGAAGTCGACGACATCTCCGCGGACATGTCGTTCCTGGAGATGCTCGACACCCTCAACGAGGAACTCACCCTCGCCGGGGACGAGCCCGTCGCCTTCGACCACGACTGCCGCGAGGGCATCTGCGGCGCGTGCAGCCTCGTCATCAACGGCGACGCCCACGGCCCGGAGCGCACCACCACCTGCCAGCTCCACATGCGGTCCTTCGCCGACGGCGACACGATCGACATCGAGCCCTGGCGCGCCTCCGCCTTCCCGGTCATCAAGGATCTGGTCGTGGACCGCTCCTCGTTCGACCGGATCATCCAGTCCGGCGGCTACATCTCCGCCCCCACCGGCACCGCTCCGGACGCCCACGCCACCCCGGTGCCCAAGCCGGACGCCGACTTCGCCTTCGAGCACGCCGAGTGCATCGGTTGCGGGGCCTGCGTCGCCGCCTGCCCCAACGGCTCGGCGATGCTGTTCACCTCGGCGAAGGTCAACCACCTCAATGTCCTGCCGCAGGGCGCCCCCGAGCGTGAGACCCGCGTCCTGGACATGGTGGCCCAGATGGACGAGGAGGGCTTCGGCGGCTGCACCCTGACCGGCGAATGCGCCACGGCCTGCCCGAAGGGCATCCCGCTGCCCTCGATCGCCGCGATGAACAAGGAGTGGCTGCGGGCGACCCGCAAAGTCCGCCGCTGA
- the uvrA gene encoding excinuclease ABC subunit UvrA: MHSPHDPYVRVRGAREHNLKDVRVDIPRDTLTVFTGVSGSGKSSLAFGTLYAEAQRRYFESVAPYARRLIHQVGAPAVGEITGLPPAVSLEQRRSAPGARSSVGTVTTLSNSLRMLFSRAGDYPPGADRLDSDSFSPNTAVGACPECHGLGRIHRTDEELLVPDPSLSIREGAIAAWPGAWQGKNLRDVLDALGYDVDRPWRELDPEDREWILFTDEQPVVTVHPVRDAGRIQRPYQGTYMSARRYVLHTFADTKSRSLRAKAERFLTSAPCPVCGGSRLRPEAMAVTFAGRTIAELAGLPLSVLAEVLAGAGAGGEETARVLTTDLLARIGTVTELGLGYLSLDRTAPTLSSGELQRLRLATQLRSGLFGVVYVLDEPSAGLHPADTEALLGVLGRLKEAGNSVFVVEHQMDVVRRADWLVDVGPLAGEHGGRVLHSGPPEGLAQVPESATRRFLFPEDGRGPAPVREPRTPSGWIRLTGVERHNVRGVDAEFPLGVFTAVTGVSGSGKSTLVGQVLAGVLADRQAGEEATGAGERFCASVTGLEAVDRLVQVDQKPIGRTPRSNLATYTGLFDAVRKLFARTETARERGYGAGRFSFNVSGGRCETCQGEGFVSVELLFLPSTYAPCPDCHGARYNPETLDVTLDGLTIAQVLDLTVESAASFFAGTPAAERALRTLLDVGLGYLRLGQPATELSGGEAQRIKLAAELQRTRRGHTLYLLDEPTTGLHPADVEVLMRQLHALVDGGSTVVVVEHDMAVVAGADHVIDLGPEGGDRGGRIVAAGTPAEVARTAGSRTAPYLAKALRR; the protein is encoded by the coding sequence ATGCACTCCCCCCACGATCCGTACGTCCGGGTGCGCGGCGCGCGCGAGCACAACCTCAAGGACGTGCGGGTCGACATCCCGCGCGACACCCTGACCGTATTCACGGGCGTGTCGGGGTCGGGGAAGTCCTCCCTCGCCTTCGGGACCCTCTACGCGGAGGCCCAGCGCCGCTACTTCGAGTCCGTGGCCCCCTACGCCCGACGGCTGATCCACCAGGTGGGCGCGCCGGCCGTCGGGGAGATCACCGGACTGCCGCCCGCCGTCTCGCTGGAGCAGCGGCGCTCCGCCCCGGGCGCCCGGTCGTCCGTCGGGACGGTGACGACGCTCTCCAACTCGCTGCGCATGCTCTTCTCCCGGGCGGGCGACTACCCACCGGGGGCCGACCGGCTGGACTCCGACTCCTTCTCCCCCAACACCGCCGTCGGGGCGTGCCCGGAGTGCCACGGGCTGGGGCGGATCCACCGGACGGACGAGGAGTTGCTCGTCCCGGATCCCTCGCTGTCGATCCGGGAGGGGGCGATCGCCGCCTGGCCGGGGGCGTGGCAGGGGAAGAATCTGCGGGATGTGCTGGACGCCCTCGGCTACGACGTCGACCGGCCCTGGCGGGAGCTGGATCCGGAGGACCGCGAGTGGATCCTGTTCACCGACGAGCAGCCGGTGGTGACGGTGCATCCGGTGCGGGACGCGGGCCGGATCCAACGCCCCTACCAGGGCACGTACATGAGCGCGCGGCGCTATGTGCTGCACACCTTCGCCGACACCAAGAGCCGGTCGCTGCGGGCGAAGGCGGAGCGCTTTCTGACCAGTGCGCCGTGCCCGGTGTGCGGCGGGAGCCGGTTGCGGCCCGAGGCGATGGCGGTGACCTTCGCCGGGCGGACCATCGCGGAGCTGGCCGGGCTGCCGCTGTCCGTGCTGGCGGAGGTGCTGGCCGGGGCGGGCGCGGGCGGCGAGGAGACGGCCCGGGTGCTGACGACCGATCTGCTGGCGCGGATCGGGACGGTGACGGAGCTGGGCCTGGGCTATCTGAGCCTGGACCGCACGGCCCCGACGCTTTCCTCCGGCGAGCTGCAACGGCTGCGGCTGGCAACGCAGTTGCGGTCGGGTCTCTTCGGTGTCGTGTACGTCCTGGACGAACCGTCGGCCGGGCTGCATCCGGCGGACACCGAGGCACTGCTCGGGGTGCTGGGCCGGCTCAAGGAGGCCGGGAACTCGGTCTTCGTGGTGGAGCACCAGATGGACGTGGTGCGACGGGCGGACTGGCTGGTGGACGTGGGTCCGCTGGCCGGGGAGCACGGCGGGCGGGTGCTGCACAGCGGTCCGCCGGAGGGGCTCGCCCAGGTCCCGGAGTCTGCGACGCGGCGCTTCCTTTTCCCCGAGGACGGCCGGGGCCCCGCGCCGGTACGCGAGCCGCGCACCCCGTCCGGGTGGATCCGGCTGACCGGCGTTGAGCGGCACAATGTGCGGGGCGTCGACGCGGAATTCCCGCTCGGGGTGTTCACGGCGGTGACCGGGGTGTCCGGCTCGGGCAAGTCGACCCTGGTCGGCCAGGTCCTCGCCGGGGTGCTGGCCGACCGGCAGGCGGGCGAGGAGGCGACCGGGGCGGGCGAGCGGTTCTGCGCCTCCGTCACCGGGCTGGAGGCGGTGGACCGGCTCGTCCAGGTCGACCAGAAGCCCATCGGGCGGACGCCCCGGTCCAATCTGGCGACGTACACCGGTCTGTTCGACGCCGTACGGAAGCTGTTCGCGCGGACGGAGACGGCCCGGGAGCGCGGCTACGGGGCCGGGCGGTTCTCGTTCAACGTGAGCGGCGGGCGGTGCGAGACCTGCCAGGGCGAGGGTTTCGTCTCGGTGGAGCTGCTGTTCCTGCCCAGCACGTACGCGCCCTGCCCGGACTGTCATGGTGCGCGCTACAACCCGGAGACGCTGGACGTCACGCTGGACGGCCTGACGATCGCTCAGGTCCTCGATCTGACCGTGGAGTCGGCGGCGTCGTTCTTCGCCGGGACGCCCGCCGCCGAGCGGGCGCTGAGGACCCTGCTGGACGTGGGGCTCGGTTATCTGCGGCTCGGGCAGCCCGCTACCGAGCTGTCCGGCGGCGAGGCGCAGCGCATCAAGCTGGCGGCGGAGCTCCAGCGCACCCGGCGCGGGCACACGCTGTACCTGCTGGACGAGCCGACGACGGGGCTGCATCCGGCCGATGTGGAGGTGCTGATGCGGCAGTTGCACGCGCTGGTCGACGGCGGGAGCACGGTGGTGGTCGTGGAGCACGACATGGCCGTGGTGGCGGGCGCGGACCATGTCATCGACCTGGGGCCGGAGGGCGGGGACCGGGGCGGCCGGATCGTCGCGGCCGGCACCCCGGCCGAGGTGGCGCGTACCGCCGGGAGCCGTACGGCCCCGTATCTGGCGAAGGCGCTGCGGCGCTGA
- a CDS encoding fumarate reductase/succinate dehydrogenase flavoprotein subunit has product MPDYTQYRTGEPAVDTKAPEGPVNERWDTRRFQARLVNPANRRKHTVIVVGTGLAGGAAGATLAEQGYHVVQFCFQDSPRRAHSVAAQGGINAAKNYRNDGDSIHRLFYDTVKGGDFRARESNVHRLAQISVEIIDQCVAQGVPFAREYGGLLDNRSFGGVQVSRTFYARGQTGQQLLLGAYQALSRQIATGGVELHARTEMLDLIVVDGKARGIVARDLVTGKIDTYFADAVVLATGGYGNVFYLSTNAMNSNATAIWRAHRRGAYFANPCFTQIHPTCIPRTGDHQSKLTLMSESLRNDGRIWVPKAEGDTRPANQIPEDERDYYLERIYPAFGNLVPRDIASRAAKNVCDEGRGVGPGGQGVYLDFAEAIQRMGRKAVEAKYGNLFDMYQRITDEDPYTVPMRIYPAVHYTMGGLWVDYDLQTTIPGLFAIGEANFSDHGANRLGASALMQGLADGYFVLPSTINDYLARNPHTENVDAEHPAVAEAVAETEDRINLLLSVDGDRTPDSFHREIGELMWEYCGMARSEDGLRKALARIPRIREEFWRRIKVPGTGEQFNQSLEKANRIVDYLELAELMCLDALHRAESCGGHFREESQTPDGEAERRDEEFSYAAAWEFTVTGGAPVLHKEDLVFEYVHPTQRSYA; this is encoded by the coding sequence ATGCCCGACTACACGCAGTACCGCACGGGTGAGCCCGCCGTCGACACGAAGGCCCCCGAGGGCCCCGTCAACGAACGCTGGGACACCCGCCGCTTCCAGGCCAGACTCGTGAACCCCGCCAACCGGCGCAAACACACGGTCATCGTCGTCGGCACCGGCCTGGCCGGCGGCGCCGCCGGGGCAACGCTCGCCGAACAGGGCTACCACGTCGTCCAGTTCTGCTTCCAGGACTCGCCCCGGCGCGCCCACTCGGTTGCCGCCCAGGGCGGCATCAACGCCGCGAAGAACTACCGTAACGACGGCGACTCCATCCACCGGCTGTTCTACGACACCGTCAAGGGCGGCGACTTCCGCGCCCGGGAGTCCAACGTCCACCGCCTCGCCCAGATCTCCGTCGAGATCATCGACCAGTGCGTCGCCCAGGGCGTCCCCTTCGCCCGCGAGTACGGCGGCCTCCTCGACAACCGGTCCTTCGGAGGCGTCCAGGTCTCCCGTACGTTCTACGCGCGCGGCCAGACCGGACAGCAGCTCCTCCTCGGCGCCTACCAGGCGCTCTCCCGGCAGATCGCCACCGGCGGCGTCGAACTCCACGCCCGTACCGAGATGCTGGACCTGATCGTGGTCGACGGAAAGGCGCGCGGCATCGTCGCCCGCGACCTCGTCACCGGGAAGATCGACACCTACTTCGCCGACGCGGTCGTCCTGGCCACCGGCGGCTACGGCAACGTCTTCTACCTGTCGACCAACGCCATGAACTCCAACGCCACCGCGATCTGGCGCGCGCACCGGCGCGGAGCGTACTTCGCCAACCCCTGCTTCACCCAGATCCACCCCACCTGCATCCCGCGCACCGGCGACCACCAGTCCAAGCTGACGCTGATGAGCGAATCGCTGCGCAACGACGGCCGCATCTGGGTCCCCAAGGCCGAGGGGGACACCCGTCCGGCCAACCAGATCCCCGAGGACGAGCGCGACTACTACCTGGAGCGCATCTACCCCGCCTTCGGGAACCTGGTGCCCCGCGACATCGCCTCCCGCGCCGCCAAGAACGTCTGCGACGAAGGGCGCGGCGTCGGCCCCGGCGGGCAAGGGGTCTACCTGGACTTCGCCGAGGCCATCCAGCGCATGGGCCGCAAGGCCGTCGAGGCCAAGTACGGAAACCTCTTCGACATGTACCAGCGGATCACCGACGAGGACCCCTACACGGTCCCCATGCGGATCTACCCCGCCGTGCACTACACGATGGGCGGACTCTGGGTCGACTACGACCTCCAGACCACCATCCCCGGCCTTTTCGCCATCGGTGAGGCCAACTTCTCCGACCACGGGGCCAACCGGCTCGGCGCCTCCGCCCTGATGCAGGGCCTCGCCGACGGCTACTTCGTCCTGCCCTCCACCATCAACGACTACCTCGCCCGCAACCCGCACACCGAGAACGTCGACGCCGAACACCCCGCCGTCGCCGAGGCGGTGGCGGAGACCGAGGACCGTATCAACCTGCTGCTCTCCGTCGACGGCGACCGCACCCCCGACTCCTTCCACCGTGAGATCGGTGAACTCATGTGGGAGTACTGCGGGATGGCCCGCTCCGAGGACGGCCTGCGCAAGGCGCTCGCCAGGATCCCTCGGATCCGCGAGGAGTTCTGGCGGCGCATCAAGGTCCCCGGCACCGGCGAACAGTTCAACCAGTCGCTGGAGAAGGCGAATCGCATCGTCGACTACCTGGAGCTCGCCGAACTCATGTGCCTCGACGCCCTGCACCGCGCCGAGTCCTGCGGCGGCCACTTCCGCGAGGAGTCCCAGACCCCGGACGGCGAGGCCGAACGGCGCGACGAGGAGTTCTCCTATGCCGCCGCCTGGGAGTTCACCGTCACCGGCGGCGCCCCTGTCCTGCACAAGGAAGACCTCGTCTTCGAGTACGTCCACCCCACCCAGCGGAGCTACGCATGA
- a CDS encoding bifunctional diguanylate cyclase/phosphodiesterase: MSIPAQASGEPDAEPDGPEGRLRRFARIWSRAIFPLTATSLTRPEFEQHLLPLARELNGILHAHPFDASPAQRIGAALIDAHCTDPDALSSTLGVVDSYLVLYCGGNGPGPLSTEDARARCARIQHTLAAGFTGALRERTLAEQEAIARSALTARSHAEEALHATEARFRAVFKDAAIGIGIADLDGNILEINDTLTKMFGGLEHHVRSHKVNEWVHPEDSPQVWKYYGELVRGEREHYRVEKAYYRNDGTVLWTNLTVSLLRDSEGRPEYQLALMEDTTERRLLNLRLRYEATHDALTGLPNRTLFFERLEKALTAQEGVRFGLCYLDLDGFKAINDSLGHAAGDRLLVEVADRLQSCATAPGEMVARLGGDEFVALTTGPDTAEEVHELAGRILNALATPIRIDGRELSVRGSIGIVEGPSGERSAAEVLRSADITMYRAKAAGGNRFQLADAEADARAITRHGLTTALPAALDRGEFFIEYQPLVHLGDGTVHGAEALVRWCHPQHGVLGPDRFIPLAEHTGLIVPLGRWVLEESVRQANFWQERHSDGGPLRINVNLSPTQLHHPRLVAETVDVLERSGLEPGALCLEVTESALIGADDDLLKPLRQLAEMGVDIALDDFGTGYSNLANLRRLPVSVLKLDRSFTRGMQQHPADPVDLKIVEGIVSLAHSLELAVTVEGVETGAQAEQLRRIGCDTAQGWYYARPGAPDRIHSLLLADAV, from the coding sequence GTGAGCATTCCCGCCCAGGCGTCCGGAGAGCCGGACGCGGAACCCGACGGCCCCGAGGGGCGGCTCCGGAGATTCGCCAGAATCTGGAGCCGGGCCATCTTCCCCTTGACGGCCACCTCCCTGACCCGGCCGGAGTTCGAACAGCATCTGCTGCCCCTGGCACGCGAGCTGAACGGCATCCTGCACGCCCACCCCTTCGACGCCTCGCCCGCCCAGCGGATCGGCGCGGCCCTGATCGACGCCCACTGCACCGATCCGGACGCCCTCAGCTCCACGCTCGGTGTCGTCGACTCCTACCTCGTCCTCTACTGCGGCGGCAACGGACCCGGCCCGCTCTCCACCGAGGACGCCCGGGCCCGCTGCGCCCGGATCCAGCACACGCTGGCCGCCGGGTTCACCGGGGCCCTGCGCGAGCGCACGCTCGCCGAGCAGGAGGCCATCGCCCGCTCGGCGCTGACGGCCCGCTCGCACGCCGAAGAGGCCCTGCACGCCACCGAGGCCCGCTTCCGCGCGGTCTTCAAGGACGCCGCCATCGGCATCGGCATCGCGGACCTGGACGGCAACATCCTGGAGATCAACGACACGCTCACAAAAATGTTCGGCGGTCTCGAACACCACGTCCGCAGCCACAAGGTGAACGAGTGGGTCCACCCCGAGGACTCGCCCCAGGTGTGGAAGTACTACGGCGAGCTGGTACGCGGCGAACGCGAGCACTACCGGGTCGAGAAGGCGTACTACCGCAACGACGGCACGGTCCTGTGGACCAACCTCACCGTCTCCCTGCTGCGCGACTCCGAGGGCCGCCCCGAGTACCAGCTCGCGCTGATGGAGGACACCACCGAGCGCCGGCTGCTCAATCTCCGGCTGCGGTACGAGGCCACCCACGACGCGCTCACCGGCCTGCCCAACCGGACCCTGTTCTTCGAGCGCCTGGAGAAGGCCCTCACGGCCCAGGAGGGCGTCCGCTTCGGCCTCTGCTACCTGGACCTCGACGGCTTCAAGGCCATCAACGACAGCCTCGGCCACGCCGCCGGCGACCGCCTCCTGGTCGAGGTCGCCGACCGGCTCCAGAGCTGCGCCACCGCGCCCGGCGAGATGGTCGCCCGGCTCGGCGGGGACGAGTTCGTCGCCCTGACCACCGGACCGGACACGGCCGAGGAGGTGCACGAACTGGCCGGCCGCATCCTCAACGCGCTCGCCACCCCGATCCGCATCGACGGGCGCGAGCTCTCCGTGCGGGGTTCGATCGGCATCGTCGAGGGGCCGTCCGGGGAACGCAGCGCCGCCGAGGTGCTGCGCAGCGCCGACATCACGATGTACCGGGCCAAGGCGGCGGGCGGCAACCGCTTCCAGCTCGCCGACGCGGAGGCCGACGCGCGCGCCATCACCCGGCACGGGCTGACCACCGCGCTCCCGGCCGCCCTGGACCGGGGCGAGTTCTTCATCGAGTACCAGCCGCTCGTGCACCTGGGCGACGGCACGGTGCACGGCGCGGAGGCGCTCGTACGGTGGTGCCATCCGCAGCACGGGGTGCTCGGCCCCGACCGGTTCATCCCGCTCGCCGAGCACACCGGCCTCATCGTGCCGCTCGGCCGCTGGGTGCTGGAGGAGTCCGTGCGGCAGGCGAACTTCTGGCAGGAGCGGCACAGCGACGGCGGGCCGCTGCGGATCAACGTCAACCTCTCGCCGACCCAGCTGCACCACCCCCGGCTGGTCGCGGAGACGGTCGACGTGCTGGAACGTTCCGGTCTGGAGCCGGGAGCGCTCTGCCTGGAGGTGACCGAGTCCGCCCTGATCGGCGCCGACGACGATCTCCTCAAGCCGCTGCGGCAGCTCGCGGAGATGGGCGTCGACATCGCGCTCGACGATTTCGGCACGGGCTACTCGAACCTGGCGAACCTGCGCCGGCTGCCGGTGAGCGTGCTCAAGCTGGACCGTTCCTTCACCCGGGGCATGCAGCAGCATCCGGCGGACCCGGTCGATCTGAAGATCGTCGAGGGCATCGTGTCGCTGGCCCACAGCCTGGAGCTGGCCGTCACGGTGGAGGGCGTGGAGACGGGCGCGCAGGCCGAGCAGTTGCGCCGGATCGGCTGCGACACCGCCCAGGGCTGGTACTACGCCCGCCCCGGGGCCCCGGACCGCATCCACTCCCTGCTGCTGGCGGACGCGGTCTGA
- a CDS encoding LysR family transcriptional regulator — MHFQQLTYFVAVAEARHFTRAAEAVHVSQPSLSQQIRALEAELGADLFSRARGNITLTDAGEALLPLARRILADAETARHEVQELVSLRSGRVRLGATPSLCTGLLPDLLRAFHDRHPGVRLLLEEGGSHDLVRQLARGALDLALVVLPLPAASPALTTVELLREDLVVVSAATEPPPGRDGAIRIADLEGAPLVMFRHGYNLRELTLAACRAEGFEPTFTVEGGEMDAVLGFVRAGLGIAVVPSMVAARAGHDLRRTALAGGGLRRTIALAHRSDVDPPRAARELQRMLLEHRPVPG, encoded by the coding sequence ATGCACTTCCAGCAGCTCACCTACTTCGTGGCCGTCGCCGAGGCCCGGCACTTCACCCGGGCCGCCGAGGCGGTCCATGTGTCGCAGCCCTCGCTCTCCCAGCAGATCCGGGCGCTGGAGGCCGAGCTGGGCGCGGACCTGTTCAGCCGCGCCCGGGGCAACATCACGCTCACCGACGCGGGCGAGGCGCTGCTGCCGCTGGCCCGGCGGATCCTCGCCGACGCGGAGACCGCGCGCCACGAGGTCCAGGAACTGGTCTCGCTGCGCAGCGGCCGGGTGCGTCTGGGCGCGACGCCCAGCCTGTGCACCGGGCTGCTGCCGGACCTGCTGCGTGCCTTCCACGACCGGCATCCGGGGGTGCGGCTGCTGCTGGAGGAGGGCGGCTCGCACGATCTCGTACGTCAGCTGGCGCGCGGGGCGCTCGATCTGGCGCTGGTGGTGCTGCCGCTGCCGGCCGCCTCCCCCGCGCTGACCACGGTGGAGCTGCTGCGGGAGGACCTGGTGGTGGTGTCCGCGGCGACGGAGCCTCCGCCGGGTCGGGACGGTGCGATCCGGATCGCGGATCTGGAGGGGGCGCCGCTGGTGATGTTCCGGCACGGGTACAACCTGCGGGAGCTGACGCTCGCAGCGTGCCGCGCGGAGGGCTTCGAGCCGACGTTCACCGTCGAGGGCGGCGAGATGGACGCGGTGCTCGGTTTCGTACGGGCGGGGCTCGGCATCGCCGTGGTGCCGAGCATGGTCGCCGCCCGGGCGGGCCACGACCTGCGCAGGACCGCGCTGGCCGGAGGCGGGCTGCGACGCACGATCGCACTGGCGCACCGCAGCGATGTGGACCCGCCGCGGGCCGCGCGCGAACTCCAGCGGATGCTCCTGGAGCACCGGCCGGTACCCGGCTGA
- a CDS encoding succinate dehydrogenase — translation MTRTLWDSTVGKKTIMAVTGLVMLGYLVAHMVGNLKIFFGPGEFDGYAHWLRTMGEPVLHHEWALWIVRVGLVAAVVLHGVSAYQLSRRDIKARPAKYVHKRPRASYATRTMRWGGIILALFIVWHILDLTTGTVHTSFEAGHPYQNVIDTFSTWYGNVIYIVAVLAMGLHVQHGFWSAAQTLGVGNAARDRILKTLANVLAAVLTLGFVSVPVAVMTGVVS, via the coding sequence ATGACGCGTACGCTCTGGGACTCGACCGTCGGCAAGAAGACGATCATGGCCGTGACCGGTCTGGTCATGCTCGGATATCTCGTCGCCCACATGGTGGGCAACCTGAAGATCTTCTTCGGACCCGGTGAGTTCGACGGGTACGCCCACTGGCTGCGCACCATGGGCGAACCGGTCCTGCACCACGAGTGGGCGCTCTGGATCGTCCGCGTGGGGCTCGTCGCCGCCGTCGTGCTGCACGGCGTCTCGGCGTACCAGCTGAGCCGCCGCGACATCAAGGCGCGCCCCGCCAAGTACGTCCACAAGAGGCCCCGCGCGAGTTACGCCACCCGGACCATGCGCTGGGGCGGCATCATCCTCGCGCTCTTCATCGTCTGGCACATCCTCGACCTGACGACCGGCACCGTGCACACGAGCTTCGAGGCCGGGCACCCGTACCAGAACGTCATCGACACCTTCTCCACCTGGTACGGCAACGTCATCTACATCGTCGCGGTGCTCGCCATGGGCCTCCACGTCCAGCACGGATTCTGGAGCGCCGCGCAGACCCTCGGCGTCGGCAACGCGGCCCGCGACCGCATCCTGAAGACCCTCGCAAACGTCCTCGCGGCGGTGCTGACCCTGGGCTTCGTCTCCGTACCCGTCGCCGTCATGACCGGAGTGGTGAGCTGA